One stretch of Anolis carolinensis isolate JA03-04 chromosome 3, rAnoCar3.1.pri, whole genome shotgun sequence DNA includes these proteins:
- the LOC103279724 gene encoding cytochrome P450 2J6 — translation MEETGIFLIVLLVILLLLYFLKQQWSHRHFPPGPLALPLIGGLWRINFGIGFNMDTPIKLAEQYGDIFTVWGGNTPLVVLFGLEAVKEGLIDHSEDFSERPQSPFFGTIGRGKGILFSNGHVWKQQRRFGLVTLRKLGVGKKSVEGQIEEESQQLVELFVREKGQPFDPALPITNSVSNVICAMCFGYRFPLEDKTFKELIDAIRFTIEFATTVWYALYEMFPWAMKHLPGPHKHAFRATEMLLSLSRKEIQKHKEQNSFQEAHDFIDFYLLEMEKRKNDPTSTYDEENLAQDIHDLLVAGTETTAASLKWAILLFANHPDIQDKTYKEIEDVLCSSSFSYQDLKKLPYTNAVLHEIQRLKYPILFGAPRQTTNDVKMRGFLIPKGTAIVPNLRSLLFAPEHWESPREFNPKHFLDQNGKFVAREEYLAFGAGARVCLGEQLARMEFFIFLVNLMRAFRFQLPPGVKKINEEPRTGLTTPPHPYKVCAVPRCSSLL, via the exons ATGGAGGAGACGGGGATATTTTTGATTGTTCTGCTTGTGATTCTTCTGCTTCTCTACTTTCTGAAACAGCAGTGGTCACACCGACATTTTCCCCCTGGACCTCTTGCCCTTCCTCTCATTGGAGGCTTATGGAGAATTAACTTTGGGATTGGATTTAATATGGACACACCAATAAAG TTGGCAGAACAATATGGAGACATTTTTACTGTGTGGGGGGGAAATACACCACTTGTAGTTTTGTTTGGCCTTGAAGCTGTGAAAGAAGGACTGATTGATCATTCAGAAGACTTCTCAGAGCGGCCACAGAGTCCATTTTTTGGAACTATAGGAAGAGGAAAGG GTATTCTATTTTCAAATGGACATGTCTGGAAGCAGCAGAGACGCTTTGGCTTAGTTACCCTGAGAAAACTGGGAGTGGGGAAAAAAAGTGTGGAGGGCCAAATAGAAGAGGAATCCCAACAGCTTGTAGAGCTTTTTGTACGTGAAAAAG GGCAACCATTTGATCCTGCATTGCCCATCACAAATTCAGTCTCCAACGTGATATGTGCCATGTGTTTTGGATACCGTTTTCCTCTTGAAGATAAAACCTTCAAGGAACTGATTGATGCCATCAGATTTACTATAGAATTTGCAACAACTGTGTGGTATGCG CTATATGAAATGTTCCCGTGGGCCATGAAGCATCTTCCAGGGCCTCACAAACATGCATTTCGTGCCACAGAGATGCTGCTTTCATtatcaagaaaagaaatacagaaacatAAGGAGCAAAATTCCTTTCAGGAAGCACACGATTTCATTGATTTCTACTTGCTTGAAATGGAGAAA AGAAAGAATGATCCTACCTCTACATATGATGAAGAGAACCTGGCTCAGGATATTCATGACTTACTTGTTGCTGGAACGGAAACAACTGCTGCTTCTCTGAAATGGGCAATCCTCCTTTTTGCAAATCATCCAGATATTCAAG ATAAAACCTATAAGGAAATAGAAGATGTTTTGTGCTCCTCTTCCTTCAGCTATCAAGATCTAAAGAAACTCCCTTATACAAATGCCGTGCTTCATGAGATTCAGCGTTTAAAATATCCCATTTTATTTGGGGCCCCAAGACAAACAACCAACGATGTGAAGATGAGAGGTTTTCTCATCCCTAAG GGGACAGCTATTGTACCAAATCTACGCTCTCtgctttttgcgcctgaacactGGGAGTCTCCTAGAGAGTtcaatccaaaacattttttggaTCAGAATGGAAAATTTGTTGCTAGAGAAGAGTACTTGGCATTTGGTGCAG GGGCCCGGGTGTGTTTGGGGGAGCAGCTGGCAAGGATGGAGTTCTTCATCTTCTTGGTCAATCTTATGAGGGCCTTCCGTTTCCAGCTGCCTCCAGGAGTCAAAAAAATCAATGAAGAACCTAGAACAGGACTGACAACACCACCCCATCCTTATAAAGTGTGTGCTGTTCCTCGCTGTAGTTCATTGCTGTAA